GACCCCGAAGGCGTGAATCTTGGGAGGAGTTGCGGAGGGAGCCGAGAAAATCACCGCCCCGCAGTTTCCCGAAAGCGACCGGATCGTTGATCAGTGGGAAAGCGGCAGAAGTCACAGGTAAAGAAAGCTTGTGTGCGGCACGGGAACGTGACCGAAACAGATGCCGCGCAGAAGGGAACCAGAAAAGTGAAGTACGCGAAGACCGCCGCCCTTGTTGCCGGTTCCGTGGCTGCCCTCGGAGCGGCCGCTCCCGCCTTCGCCGCTACTACGCCCACGGCCCCCAACTTCAGCCTCGACAGCGGCCTCAACCAGGTGATGGCCAGTGCCCCGCAGGTCGTGGACCCGCTGGTGGGCACGGTCGCCGAGACCGCCGAAACGGTCTCCAGGGACGGCACGGTCGGCAAGCTGGCGGGCCAGGCAGCCGGAGTGGCCGAGAGTGCCGCTCCGCTGCTCGGTGGAGTTCCCCTCGGCGGCTGATCGTCGCTGCACGACCGTTCCACCTGGTTCTTTCACCGATCCGCATCACTCCCCAGAAGGGCTCTCTCATGTTCAAGAAGATCATGGCCTCGGCCGCCGTCGCCGCCTCGGTCGTCGGCATCTCCGCCGCCGCAGCCCCGTCCGCCATGGCCATCGCCAACGACGGCGGCACCACCACGGTCAACGGCAACGGCGCCTCGCAGGCCTACGGCAACTCCGAGACCCACGGCGACTGGAGCCCGCAGTTCGCGCTCATCCAGGGCTCGCTGAACAAGCCCTGCATCGCCCTCCCGGCCAAGGCGAACCTCGGCTCGCTCATCGGCGTCGTGCCGATCTCGCTCCAGGACATCAACGTCCTGTCCTCCCCGCAGAACCAGCAGTGCACCGAGAACTCCACCCAGGCCAAGGGTGACGAGGCTCTGTCGCACCTGCTGAACGACATCCCGATCCTCTCCGGCAACGGCGCCGGCAACAGCTGACCGACCAGCTCCGGTCCGCTCCGGCCGACCCGCGTGGGGCCAGTCCATCCGTACGGCGATCGTCTTCGCCGGACCGGACGGACTGGCCCTTCGTCGTGTGCGGGCCCACGTCCGGGCGGGTTGTCCGGTTGGGCCGGATGCCGTAGCCCCGGCTGACGATCCGTGCCGGGCCGGGTAGGGCCTCTCCATGGATCCGTACGACAGTCAGACCCCACAGGGCGCGGAGCGGTGGGCCGCGTCGGGCGGCACACCGATCTACGACCGGCTCGTCGCCGAATGGCAGGCGGCCGGGAACGGCCACCCCCTCCCGGAGCCGCTCCGGGACCAGGCTCCCCGGCGCGGCGGCTTCGTGCCGTCGGCGCGTACCTCGGACGAGGTTTCCGGGCCCGAGTCCGCGGGAGGGCGAGGCGCTGAGGACTGAGGAGTGGCGTCGACCTTGCGCCGGAACGAACCCATTTGAGTGGTGGTGCGCAACCGATCGGGGGTGGTGGCAGTTGATCAGTACGTTCCACAACGGGACGCTCCGAAAGGTGAAGTTGATGAAGAAGATGATGGCCGGCGCTGCAGTGGCCGTGTCCCTGCTCGGTCTGTCCGCAGTCGCGGCTCCCACGGCCATGGCGATCGGCAACGACGGTGGCACCACCACGGTCAACGGCAACGGTGCCGAGTCGGAGATCGGCAACGCCGAGACGGAGGGCAACTGGAGCCCGCAGAACCAGCTCGTCCAGGGCACCCTGAACAAGCTCTGCGTCGGCCTGCCCCTCAAGGCCAACGTCGGTTCGCTCATCGGCATCGTGCCGATCGCGGTCCAGGACGTCAACGTCCTGTCCAACCCGCAGAACCAGCAGTGCGCCGACAACTCCACCCAGGCCAAGGGCGACGAGCCGCTGTCGCACATCCTGGACGACATCCCGGTCCTCTCGGGCAACGGCGTCGGCAACAACTGACGCAGCACGGCCTGAGGTGTCGCGTGCGGGCGGTCCGGAGTTCACACTCCGGGCCGCCCGTCCTCGTTCCGCGACAACGGCCCCGTCGCACGCCGCGGATCGCACACCGCACGGGTGAGGCCCACCACTCCACGGGGGGTGGTGGGCCTCGTCGTAGGTCCGGGCGGCGGGCGGTGCGGCTCCTCAGCCCAGGGAACGGACCGGGAGCAGGCAGTGGGCGGCGGTGCGGACGACTTCCACGTCCGTGGCGAACGCCCGCAGCCGGTCCTCGCTGACCGGCTGCCCGGGAACGGCGTCCGGCCACGGGCTGGTGGCGAACATCCCGTACACCTGGCCCTGGCCCTGCGCGGCGGCCAGCCACTCCGCGGGGGCGGGGTACTGCGCCGTGAGGTGAGGCAGTGTCAGAACGGCCCGCCCCGCCTGGACGAGGAGCTTCGCCTGGATGTTCGGGGTCTCGCCCGCGTCCTGGATCGGGCCACCGACGTGGAGGCCCGCGCGCTCCAGGGCCGCGCGCATGGCCTCGCGGCCGACCTCCGGACCGTCCTGCCCGTCGCCCAGTGAGTAGGCGAGGAGGAAGGCGGTGTCCTGGTCGGCGTCGGGCTGCCGGCCGCTCCAGCCGATCAGGATCTGCGTGCCCAACTGGGCCTGGGTGAACGTGCCGGTGGAGGCCTGGGGTGTGGTCATGCTCGGCACCCTAACGGCCCCGGACCAGGCTCTATGCATGCGTATCACCCGATCGGGGGAGAAGTGATGCCAACTCCGGCGAACGCCCCGGTCGGGCCGCCTCTATCGGAGGTGTGCGGAAAAGCTGTTGACGCCGCTCCCGGGGGCCCGGCTAATCTGGCCCCTGTTCCGGGCGTCGCCATGACGCCCGCGGCCCGGAAACGGAAAGAACCAGGAGGTGAGGACATTGATGACTGTCGTTGCGATGGGCACTGCCCACAACCGGAAGAGCATCGTCCTCATCCCCGTGGCCACCGGCTGACCGACTTCCCTCACTCCCGCGCCGAGCGCGCGTGCCGGGGCCACCCTGTGAAGGGTTTCCCTTGTCTTTCTCGTTCCTCACCGCTCCTTCCTCCTCGCACCCGCTGACTCCGTACGGCTGGGACGAGGACTGGGCGGCCGCCTTCTCCCCGTACGCCGAGCAGGGGCTCGTGCCGGGACGCGTCGTGCGGGTCGACCGCGGTCAGTGCGACGTGGTCACCGCCGACGGCCCCGTCCGCGCCGACACCGCGTTCGTCGTGCCCCGTGACCCGATGCGGATCGTCTGCACCGGCGACTGGGTGGCGCTCGACGCGGAGGGCGATCCACGCTTCGTCCGTACCCTGCTGCCCCGCCGCACGGCTTTCGTCCGCTCCACCTCCTCCCAGCGGTCCGAGGGGCAGGTGCTCGCCACCAACATCGACCACATCGCCATCTGCGTCTCGCTCGCCGTCGAGCTGGACCTCGGCCGCCTGGAGCGCTTCCTCGCGCTCGCCCTGTCCAGCTCCAGCGGCGCCGCCCTGCTCGGTGACGGCCGGGGCGCGGGCCACAGCCCCGAACCCGTCGTGCTGCTCACCAAGGCGGACCTGGTGCCCGACGCGGCCACCCTGTCCCACCTCGTCAGGGACGTCGAGGCGATCGCCCCCGGTGTCCAGGTGCTGCCCGTCAGCTCCACCACCGGCGAGGGGCTCGACGTCTTCGGCGCCGTCGTCTCCGGAGGTACGAGCGTGCTCCTCGGCATCTCCGGCGCGGGCAAGTCCACCCTGGCCAACACCCTGCTCGGGAGGGACGTCATGGATGTCCAGGCCGCCCGGGACGTCGACGGCAAGGGCCGGCACACCACGACGACCCGCAACCTGCTCGTCCTGCCGCACGGGGGCGTCCTCATCGACACCCCCGGCCTCCGCGGAGTGGGCCTGTACGACGCGGGGACCGGGGTCGGCGAGGTGTTCTCCGAGATCGAGGAGCTGGCCGCCCGGTGCCGGTTCCACGACTGCGCCCACGAGGCCGAACCGGGGTGCGCCGTCCTCGGCGCCCTGGCGGACGGGGTCCTGCCCGAGCGGAGGCTCGACAGCTACCGCAAGCTGCTCCGCGAGAACCAGCGGATCGTCGCCAAGACCGACGCCCGGGTGCGCTCCGAGATCCTGCGGGACTGGAAGCGCAAGGGCGCGGAGGGGCGCGCGGCCATGCAGGCCAAGCGCGGCCGGGTGCGGTAGCCCGGGGCGATCGGTTCGACGTCCGAAAACCGCGAGTGCGGTGGCCCCGGCTGCCGCACACTGGACGGTGTGATGGACGAACGGACCAGGTACGAGGCGGTCAGCAGCCGCGACGCGCGGTTCGACGGCGCGTTCTTCTTCGCCGTCGTGACCACCGGCATCTACTGCCGGCCGAGCTGCCCCGCCGTCACGCCCAAACGCGCCAACGTGCGCTTCTACCCGACCGCGGCGGCGGCCCAGGCCGGCGGCTTCCGGGCCTGCCGCCGCTGCCGGCCGGACGCCGTCCCCGGCTCCGCCGACTGGAACGTCCGCGCGGACGTCGTCGGCCGGGCCATGCGCCTGATCGGCGACGGCGTCGTGGACCGCGACGGCGTCCCCGGGCTCGCCGGGCGGCTCGGCTACAGCGCCCGGCAGGTCCAGCGCCAGCTCAACGCCGAGCTGGGGGCGGGACCCGTCGCGCTCGCCCGCGCCCAGCGCTCCCACACCGCCCGGGTGCTCCTCCAGACCACCGGGCTGCCGGTCACCGAGATCGCCTTCGCCGCGGGGTTCGCCAGCGTCCGGCAGTTCAACGACACCATCCGGCGGATCTACGCCCGCACGCCCAGCGCCCTGCGCGCCGAGGCCGGCACGGGGCTCGGCGGCGGACGCCGCGAGGGAACCCGGGCCGGGGTCCCGCTGCGGCTCGCCCACCGTGGCCCGTACGCCACCGCCGCCCTGTTCGACCTGCTGGCCGCGGGAGCGGTCGCCCGGGCCGAGGAGGTGACGGGCCCGCCCGGCCGCCGCACCTACCGGCGCACGCTGCGGCTGCCGTACGGGGCCGGGCTCGTCGCCGTCGACGAGGCCCCGCCCGGCGGCCCCTGGCTGGAGGCCCGGATCCAGCTCACCGACCTCCGCGACCTGACCACCGCCGTCCAGCGGGTGCGCCGCCTGTTCGACCTGGACGCCGACCCGTACGCCGTGGACGAGGCGCTGGCCGCCGACCCCCGGCTCGCCCCACTGGTCGCCGCCCGCCCCGGGCTGCGGTCGCCGGGCGCGGCCGACCCGGAGGAGGCGGCGGTGCGGATCCTGGTGGGGCGCGAGGCCGCCGGGGAGCTGGTCGAGCGGTACGGCAAGGCGCTGGACGTGCCGTGCGGCGGGCTCACCCATGTCTTCCCGGAGCCGGACGTGCTCGCCGGCTCCGCCGAGGACCCGGCGCTCGCGGCCCTGGCCGCCGCGCTCGCCGACGGCGGGCTGCGGCTGGACGCCGGGGCCGACCGCGACGAGGCGGAACGGACGCTGCTGACGCTGCCCGGGATCGGCCGGCGCACCGCCGCGCTGATCCGGATGCGGGCGCTCGGCGACCCCGACGTGGACCCGTACGGAACGCCGGGCGCGGAGCGGTGGCGGCCCTGGCGCTCGTACGCCGTGCGTCATCTGGAGGCGGCGGTCCCGAGCTGACCGGGCCCCCTGGTGCTCCCGTCAGCCCCAGAGCACCGCGCCCAGCCAGGCGCCCGCCACCAGCAGGCAGCAGAACAGCTCCACCAGGACCGCGTAGCCCGTCGCCCGCATCACCGAGCGCACCGACGCCCAGCCCGCGCCCCGGCTCCCCAGCCGCAGCCGCTCCGCGCCGAAGATGGCTCCCACGTACCCGAGGATTCCGCCGACCACGGGGACGACGAAGAAGCCCACGATCCCCGCGACCCCGCCGATCATCAGAGTCCGGCGAGGCGCCCCGGACTCGCCGGGGCGGCGTGCCGGCAGCAGCGGTTTGAGGGCCTGGTTCAGCAGCATCAGCGCCGTCGCGCCGATCAGGACGCCCCAGGCGGCCGGCGCCATGTCCGTCAGCGCCCACCACAGCACCGCCGCCCAGACGATCGCCTGACCCGGCACCCCCGGCAGCAGCACTCCGACCAGGCCCAGCAGCATGACCAGGCCCACGGCGACGAGCTGCCACACACTCATCTGACCAGCCTGCCGGAGAGTGCCCCGCTCCGCCCGTCAGCGCACCCCCGCCCACCCGCGTCGACCTGCGCCGACGCCGCCTCAGGCCGATTCGGTACGGGACACCCAGCCACGCTCGTACGCATGCCAGCCCAGCTGGAGCCGCGTCGAGACCCCGGTCAGCTCCATCAGGCCCTTGACGCGGCGCTGCACGGTCCGCAGCCCCAGATCCAGCTGCTTGGCCACACTGGCGTCCGTCAGCCCCGCCAGCAGCAGTGACAGGATCTCCAGGTCCGTCGGATCGGGCCCGACCCCGTCCTCGCGCACCCCGCCGCCCTCGCCCAGCCGCAGCGGCATCGCATCCCGCCACACCGCCTCGAACAGGCCCATCAGCGACTCCAGCAGACCGCTGGCGTGCACGACCAGAGCGGCCGGCTCGGCGCCCCGCCCGGTCAGCGGGACCATCGCGAGGCTCCCGTCGGCCACCACCAGCTTCGTCGGCACCCGGTCCACCACCCGGCACTGCTCGTCCCGGCTCAGCGCCGCCGACAGCTCCAGGATCCCGAAGGGCGTCGACAGCACCTCGCGCTCGACCACCACCCGGTAGCTCACCCCGCGCGAGGTCGCCCGCTCCTCGGACTCGTTCTCCATCCCGGTCACCGCGATCGGCTTGCCCGTCACCAGGGCACACACCTCCGACACCGCTCCCAGCTGCAACTGGTGGAAGCGCTGGGCGACGGCGCTCGCCCCCGTCACCACCTCCACCAGGTCGTGCACCGCCGGTTCGCTCGCCTCGGCCCGGTACTCCTCGGCGAGCAGTGCGGACGCCAGCTCCGCCTGCTCCAGCTCGTGCCGCTGCTGGATCAGCAGCGCGCCGAGCGCCACGCCGGGCGGCGCCGCCACCCAGCGGCCCGGCCGGGCCGAGGACTGCGCCGCCAGGCCCTGCTGCTCCAGGCGCCGCAGCACACGCTCGGTGTCCGCCTCGGGAAGCGCCAGCCGGTGCGCGAGATCGGCGAGCTCCGCGGCTCCCGCCGCGACGAGCGCGCGGTACGCGGTTTCCTGTCTCTCGTCGAGACCTATGGCCCCCAGCATTCTCCGACCTCCCCGGGTGTGGTGATCGCGCATCGAGGCGCCCCTGCGGCGGGTCCCGGGTGGCGGGAAGAGGCCACGGCGTAAACCCGCCGCTCACATCATCTCCTGTACCCCCGGCCCCTCTGCCACTGTGGCGCCACCGCAGCACCAACAACCTCCGGGATGTGGCCTCTTGGGCTGCTTCGTTCCGGATTGACCTGGGGAGAGCGATGCGCCCGATATCGCGTACGGCACTCGGAGCGGCGACCGCCGCCGTGCTCGCCGTCACGGTGGTCGCGCCGTCGGTGGCCGCGCCACCGGACGAGCGGGATCCGAACAGACCGATCACCGGGGGCGCGGCCACCGCCGCCACGGACCCGAAGCCCGTCACCGTGACGCTCGTCACCGGCGACACGGTGCTGGTGACCAAGGACGCCTCGGGTGCGTCCGCCGCCACCGCCCTGCCCCGTGAGGACGGCAGTGTGCCCCTCGTGCAGACCCGGCAGTCCGGCCCGGACCTGTACGTCTACCCCGAGTCCGCCGTGTCCGCGCTCGCCGCGGGCACCGTGGACGAGGAGCTGTTCAACGTCACCGGGCTCATCCGCCAGGGCTACGACGACAGCCGCGCCGACGCCGTCCCGCTGATCGCCACCTACACCGGCGACACCGCCCGCCGCGCCCCGACCACCCCGCGCGGGGCCGAGCGCGGAGCGGCCCTCGACGTCATCGACGGGCTCGCGCTGAAGGCCGACAAGAAGCGGGCCGCCGCGTTCTGGGCCGACCTCACCGCGCCCCGCTCCCGTTCCGGGGCCGGGCTCAAGAAGCTCTGGCTCGACCGCAAGGTTCAGGCCAGTCTCGACAAGTCGACGAAGCAGGTCGGCGCCGACCTCGCGTGGGCCGCCGGCTACGACGGGACCGGCGCCAGGATCGCGGTCCTGGACACCGGGGCGGATGCCGAACACCCCGACCTCCAGCGCCGGATCACCGCCTCGGAGAACTTCACCGACTCCGACACCACCGACGACCGCCAGGGCCACGGCACCCATGTCGCGTCCACCGTCGGCGGCTCCGGCGCGGCGAGCGGAGGAAAGAACAAGGGCGTCGCGCCCGGCGCCGACCTGATGGTCGGCAAGGTCCTCAACGACAGCGGCTCCGGCGCGGCCTCCTGGATCATCGCGGGCATGCAGTGGGCGGTCGACAGCAAGGCCGACGTCGTCTCCATGAGCCTCGGCAGCGCCGAACCCACCGACTGCACCGACCCGATGAGCCTGGCCGCCGAGGAACTCGGCAAGAACAAGGACACCCTGTTCGTGGTCGCCGCCGGAAACCTCGGTCCGTCCCTGAACACCGTCTCCTCGCCCGGCTGCGCACCCGGCGTGCTGACCGTCGGAGCGGTCGACCGCGACGATTCCACCGCGAACTTCTCCAGCCGCGGACCCGCGATCGTCTCGCACACCCTCAAGCCGGAGATTGCCGCACCCGGCGTCGCCATCTCCGCCGCCGCCGCGGGCGGCCGGGGCTCACAGGCGTACCGGTCCCTGTCCGGTACGTCGATGGCGACCCCGCACGTCGCGGGCGCGGCGGCCGTGGTGAGGCAGCGTCACCCCGACTGGACCGCCCAGCAGATCAAGGCGGCCCTCGTCTCCTCGGCACGCAGCGCCGTCCCCGGCGACGTCACCGAGACCGGAGGCGGCCGTCTCGACGTCGACCGCGCGATCCGCACGCCCGTGCTCGGCGCACCGGCCGTGCAGGGCGGCACCTTCAACTGGCCGCAGGACCGGAGCGACCGCACCACCGTCGCCGTGCCCTACACCAACACGAGCGGCAAGCCGGTCACCCTCTCGCTCAAGGTCGCGGGCGTCACCGGCAACGACGGCTCGGCCGTCCGCTCCACGATCGCCTCGCTCGGCCGGAAGTCCGTCACCGTGCCCGCCGGGGCGACCGTCGAGGTGCCCCTCGCCCTCACGCCCGACGCCCGGCTGACCGCCGCCCAGTACGGTGACGTCACCGGCCGCGTCCTCGCCACGGGCGCCGGGGGAATGAAGGTCTCCACCCCGTTCTCCCTGTACGTGGCGCCGGAGACCGTCACGCTGCGCGTCAAGCTCGTCGACGGCACCGGCAAGCCCGCCGACGGCGTCTCATCGGTCGACCTCATCGGCACCGACACCGCCTCCGGCGAACGCCGCTTCAACCAGGGCGCCACCGACCAGACCTACCAGGTGCGCCCCGGCGCGTACTTCGTCTCCAGCTTCGTCGCCACACCCGACCCGGCCGACGCGACCGGTCAACTCGTCGGCTCCGTCGGCTATCTGGCCCGCCCCCAGCTGAACGTCACCAAGGACACCACGCTCGTCCTCGACGCCCGCGAGGCCCACCGCCTGAAGGTGCGTAACCAGGACCGGGCCGCCGAGACACGTGGTGCGACCCTCGCGTTCGGGCGCTCGTGGGACGACACCTGGCTGCACTCGGGGTCCATCGCCGGCACCGGGCTGATCAAGGACTACCTGGTCGACGTCCGGGGCAAGGCACGTGACGGGGACTTCGAGTTCGCCTCCGTCTGGCGCGCCTACGCCCCGCAGATCCAGAGGTTCTCCCTGGTCGGCGGAGCGGACCTGCACCCCAGGCCCGCCACGACGGGAGCGGTCAACCTGGACGGCACCGGCCGCGCCGAGGCCGTCGACGCCGGTGCGGGCAGCGCCGCCGAGCTGGAGGCCGCCGGAGTGAAGGGCCGGATCGCCCTGGTGGAGGTGGGCGACAGGTCCGCGAGCGTCCTGGCCCAGGCGCGGGCCGCGCAGGCCGCCGGAGCGACCGCGCTGCTGGTGCACCGCCCCTCGGCCGGCGACTGGAAGCCGTCCGTCGGCTACGGGGCGGCGCCCCTTCCGGTCCTCGGCCTGCGGGCCGACGAGGCGGCCCTGCTGAAGACGGCGCTCGGCAGGGGGAAGACGGAGGTGTCCTGGAAGGCCACGGCCGTCAGCCCGTTCGTGTACAACCTGTCGTTCCCGGAGACGGGACAGATCACCTCCGACCGCACCTACAAGGTCCGCGACAGGAAGCTCGGAT
The nucleotide sequence above comes from Streptomyces sp. NBC_01116. Encoded proteins:
- a CDS encoding rodlin, which produces MFKKIMASAAVAASVVGISAAAAPSAMAIANDGGTTTVNGNGASQAYGNSETHGDWSPQFALIQGSLNKPCIALPAKANLGSLIGVVPISLQDINVLSSPQNQQCTENSTQAKGDEALSHLLNDIPILSGNGAGNS
- a CDS encoding rodlin, with product MKKMMAGAAVAVSLLGLSAVAAPTAMAIGNDGGTTTVNGNGAESEIGNAETEGNWSPQNQLVQGTLNKLCVGLPLKANVGSLIGIVPIAVQDVNVLSNPQNQQCADNSTQAKGDEPLSHILDDIPVLSGNGVGNN
- a CDS encoding DUF5949 family protein, which codes for MTTPQASTGTFTQAQLGTQILIGWSGRQPDADQDTAFLLAYSLGDGQDGPEVGREAMRAALERAGLHVGGPIQDAGETPNIQAKLLVQAGRAVLTLPHLTAQYPAPAEWLAAAQGQGQVYGMFATSPWPDAVPGQPVSEDRLRAFATDVEVVRTAAHCLLPVRSLG
- the rsgA gene encoding ribosome small subunit-dependent GTPase A, whose amino-acid sequence is MSFSFLTAPSSSHPLTPYGWDEDWAAAFSPYAEQGLVPGRVVRVDRGQCDVVTADGPVRADTAFVVPRDPMRIVCTGDWVALDAEGDPRFVRTLLPRRTAFVRSTSSQRSEGQVLATNIDHIAICVSLAVELDLGRLERFLALALSSSSGAALLGDGRGAGHSPEPVVLLTKADLVPDAATLSHLVRDVEAIAPGVQVLPVSSTTGEGLDVFGAVVSGGTSVLLGISGAGKSTLANTLLGRDVMDVQAARDVDGKGRHTTTTRNLLVLPHGGVLIDTPGLRGVGLYDAGTGVGEVFSEIEELAARCRFHDCAHEAEPGCAVLGALADGVLPERRLDSYRKLLRENQRIVAKTDARVRSEILRDWKRKGAEGRAAMQAKRGRVR
- a CDS encoding DNA-3-methyladenine glycosylase 2 family protein, producing the protein MDERTRYEAVSSRDARFDGAFFFAVVTTGIYCRPSCPAVTPKRANVRFYPTAAAAQAGGFRACRRCRPDAVPGSADWNVRADVVGRAMRLIGDGVVDRDGVPGLAGRLGYSARQVQRQLNAELGAGPVALARAQRSHTARVLLQTTGLPVTEIAFAAGFASVRQFNDTIRRIYARTPSALRAEAGTGLGGGRREGTRAGVPLRLAHRGPYATAALFDLLAAGAVARAEEVTGPPGRRTYRRTLRLPYGAGLVAVDEAPPGGPWLEARIQLTDLRDLTTAVQRVRRLFDLDADPYAVDEALAADPRLAPLVAARPGLRSPGAADPEEAAVRILVGREAAGELVERYGKALDVPCGGLTHVFPEPDVLAGSAEDPALAALAAALADGGLRLDAGADRDEAERTLLTLPGIGRRTAALIRMRALGDPDVDPYGTPGAERWRPWRSYAVRHLEAAVPS
- a CDS encoding DUF456 domain-containing protein, which codes for MSVWQLVAVGLVMLLGLVGVLLPGVPGQAIVWAAVLWWALTDMAPAAWGVLIGATALMLLNQALKPLLPARRPGESGAPRRTLMIGGVAGIVGFFVVPVVGGILGYVGAIFGAERLRLGSRGAGWASVRSVMRATGYAVLVELFCCLLVAGAWLGAVLWG
- a CDS encoding helix-turn-helix domain-containing protein, which gives rise to MLGAIGLDERQETAYRALVAAGAAELADLAHRLALPEADTERVLRRLEQQGLAAQSSARPGRWVAAPPGVALGALLIQQRHELEQAELASALLAEEYRAEASEPAVHDLVEVVTGASAVAQRFHQLQLGAVSEVCALVTGKPIAVTGMENESEERATSRGVSYRVVVEREVLSTPFGILELSAALSRDEQCRVVDRVPTKLVVADGSLAMVPLTGRGAEPAALVVHASGLLESLMGLFEAVWRDAMPLRLGEGGGVREDGVGPDPTDLEILSLLLAGLTDASVAKQLDLGLRTVQRRVKGLMELTGVSTRLQLGWHAYERGWVSRTESA
- a CDS encoding S8 family serine peptidase, with amino-acid sequence MRPISRTALGAATAAVLAVTVVAPSVAAPPDERDPNRPITGGAATAATDPKPVTVTLVTGDTVLVTKDASGASAATALPREDGSVPLVQTRQSGPDLYVYPESAVSALAAGTVDEELFNVTGLIRQGYDDSRADAVPLIATYTGDTARRAPTTPRGAERGAALDVIDGLALKADKKRAAAFWADLTAPRSRSGAGLKKLWLDRKVQASLDKSTKQVGADLAWAAGYDGTGARIAVLDTGADAEHPDLQRRITASENFTDSDTTDDRQGHGTHVASTVGGSGAASGGKNKGVAPGADLMVGKVLNDSGSGAASWIIAGMQWAVDSKADVVSMSLGSAEPTDCTDPMSLAAEELGKNKDTLFVVAAGNLGPSLNTVSSPGCAPGVLTVGAVDRDDSTANFSSRGPAIVSHTLKPEIAAPGVAISAAAAGGRGSQAYRSLSGTSMATPHVAGAAAVVRQRHPDWTAQQIKAALVSSARSAVPGDVTETGGGRLDVDRAIRTPVLGAPAVQGGTFNWPQDRSDRTTVAVPYTNTSGKPVTLSLKVAGVTGNDGSAVRSTIASLGRKSVTVPAGATVEVPLALTPDARLTAAQYGDVTGRVLATGAGGMKVSTPFSLYVAPETVTLRVKLVDGTGKPADGVSSVDLIGTDTASGERRFNQGATDQTYQVRPGAYFVSSFVATPDPADATGQLVGSVGYLARPQLNVTKDTTLVLDAREAHRLKVRNQDRAAETRGATLAFGRSWDDTWLHSGSIAGTGLIKDYLVDVRGKARDGDFEFASVWRAYAPQIQRFSLVGGADLHPRPATTGAVNLDGTGRAEAVDAGAGSAAELEAAGVKGRIALVEVGDRSASVLAQARAAQAAGATALLVHRPSAGDWKPSVGYGAAPLPVLGLRADEAALLKTALGRGKTEVSWKATAVSPFVYNLSFPETGQITSDRTYKVRDRKLGSVVSTHESMGVAADFVDTLLVSRPYGATFGASSLAVVAAPGKRTEFYTAGDTVWQKTLSSSFPWGEQMTGNPRTYEAGRTMKEEWYRGLLVPGAPRDAEGAELLAGERQDNLIGVAPAFMTDSEHVGQQGSFGDIGGMRLEREGRLVGSSGYPFGVFTVPAEDAAYELTLMTTKIGSPAAVWKRSTRTETTWAFRSERKPDVASQGIPLLFPRYDVPSDGMKTVPAKNGQKIGLDATGHAGYTPAELNGAKVSFSYDGGETWRTATTAQQAGRWTATVDHADATGKSVTLRTELSDANGNSVVQTVNDAYVVR